CAATTTCAATAAACAAGTCACTAATTTTATTCAAGTCTTTTCTTAGATTTTGACAAAATGCTGTAGAATGATATTTAAGCTTGGTCGTTTTAGTTGTTTTATTTTCAAAATCCCAATCAATAGGATGTATCTTTTTATTTGTACTATATACTAATGATTTGTTTTCATCCTTAAAAAAACAGTAAAATAAATCGGTGTAGGCTCATCAATTTTTGGATTTCTTAGCTTAAACGAATATTTCATGTTGCTATTTTTGTTGCTATTATTTATATAATTTAATACATTTTCTTGTTATACAAACATATAAATTAAAGTTTAAAACATTGATATATAATGTATTTAATATTTCGAGTAATGTTAATATTTAATAGGTTCGAATCCCTCACTCTCCGCTGATAAAGACCAATAGAGTAATCTGTTGGGTTTTTTGCTTTTCTGAAGTTGTTGAAAATTATATTTTCATAAAAACCAAAAAGAAAACGAAAATTTGTAGATGCAAAGCATCAAATATTTTCTTAGAATCACTTTCACTTTTCTTGGGAATATGAAATAATCCCTCACTCTCTGCGACATCGGGATTAATATTTTATTTTCAATCGATTACTTAAAAATAACCACTCTACCTATCCGTTTACAAGCATTAGAAAATATAGAATTGTAAATACGTCACATCATCGTAGACTAAATTAGTAAATTAATTTTGATAAAATATTTATTTAATTCGGCTATAATATCACTATATTTATATCTGAAAATCAATAAATTAGAGATATTCCTATTTTTTCTAAAGTTCTTTCAATTTTCACACTTACATTCTTCCTTCTATAACGCCTTTATACTACCTTTATAACGCTTTTATACTACCTTTATAATGCATTTATAATACATCTATACCTGAGTAATAGCGTAGTTTATTCGATGTAAGTGGGAGTATAATTCGTTCATAAAGTATTGATAAGAGAATGTAAGTTTCACATGTAACAAAGAGACTCCATTCCTAAAAGTTTTGTGAAGTATTTCTACTTTAAAAGCTAATGATTTTACATCAGTCTTTATTGTACAAATAAAGTTAGCCAGATATTCTTAATTTTTGATTTTGTACAAATATAAATAAGATTATATTAGCTGAAATTAATACAATATGAACAAAAAAAATTACTTATCTATTTTATTCGGACTAATTTTTAGTTGCCAATTCATTAATGCGCAAACGACGCTTTTATTTACACAGGAACAAGCATCTGAAGGAAGTGCAATAAGTGCTTCTTCATCTTCCCGAACTATTCATGCAGCGGATGACTTTATTTTAACCTCAACTGCTACATTATCGAAAGTGGTTTTACATGGTGTACAAATTATGCAAAATCTTTCTTCAATTTTAAAGTCAACTGACTTTTATATTATAGAAGCTGAAGAGTTGACAACCGAACCTGGAACGCAAAACGTTATTTACAAATCCTTACAATCGATGGATGGAGTAAAATTGGTATCTCAAGGGATGAGCCAAGATTTTGAAATTGATTTGAGTAATCATGCGATTAAATTAGAAGCAGATCGTAAGTATTGGATCGTTTTTAGCGCATATATTGATGCAGCGTATCCATCTAATTTGACCGATTGGCATTTCTATCCAGCAAACAACAAAACGGGAACGAGTTTGGCGAAAGTATTTACCAACGATAAATGGACAAATCAAGCTACAGGTATAACTTTTAGCATTGAAGGTGAAAGCATTTTAGGAACAACGGAGATTTTTAGTAATGCAACTGCTACTTTAGCAACAACGGTTGTAAATCAAGTATTAGAAGTAATAAATCCTGAGTTTCTGTCTTTGTCTGTTTATGATTTTAATGGAAAAAATGTTTTAAATTCTACACGTAAAATTAACCAAGTAGAATTTCTTACTCCAGGTGTTTATTTAGGAGTTATTACGACTAAAAATGGACAAAGGATTTCTACAAAATTCATTAAAAAATAAAACCTAATTCATAATAATACAAAAAAGTATTCTTATTCAACAAATAATATTGGAATTAACGCTTCTCGATAATAAATAAGAGATTAACTGTCTATTATTGTAGCCATCATCTTCCACTAACTCTCGGAAACAAAACAATAAAAAAAGCCTCAGAAATTAATTTCTGAGGCTTTATATCTTTGTAAATTATTTTATGAAATACTTGGAACAGTTACCAATTCGTTCGTATCTGCTTCGTAATCGATTTGATCGTAATTAAATCCAAATAATTGGAAAAACTCATCACGATAACCTTTGATATCCGAAATTTCGTTGATATTTTCAGAAGTAACAATTTTCCATAAATCATCCACTTCTTTTTGTACATCTTCTCTCATTTCTAAGTCGTCAATACGAATACGTCCATTTTCATCTAAAGGAACTTCTCCGTTCGCTGTGTATAAACGCTCTGCAAACAAACGTTGCATTTGTTCGATTGTTCCTTCGTGAATATTTTTATCTTTCATCACTTTGTACAATAATGAAACATATAATGGCACAACTGGAATAGCGGAACTGGACTGAGTAACTAATGCTTTATTTACAGAAACGTACGAAATACCATTCAAGTCAGCTAATAATTCATTGATCACTGGAACAGTTTTCTCTAAATCATTTTTAGCCATACCAATAGATCCATCTTTGTAAATTCTATGTGTCAACTCTGGTCCGATATAAGAATAAGCAACTGTTTTAACACCTTCGGCTAAAACGCCTGCGGCTTTCAAATCTTCCATCCAAAATTTCCAGTCCTCACCTCCCATTACTGCAATTGTGTTATCAATTTCTTCTTGCGATTCGATTGGATTGATTGTAATATCCGTTACACTTGCTGTATGGAAATCAACTGTTTTATTTGTAAATGGCTCACCAATTGGTTTTAAAACTGAAGAATAAGCTACACCTGTTTTAGGATGTGTACGACGTGGCGAAGCTAAACTGTACACGACTAAGTCTACTTGACCTAAATCTTTTTTGATTAAATCAATCGTTTGTTGTTTAATTTCATCTGAGAAAGCATCTCCGTTGATACTTTTTGCATACAAACCAGCTTCGTGCGCTTCTTTCTCGAAAGCGGCTGTATTGTACCACCCTGCAGTTCCAGGTTTTCTTGGTGCAGCTGGTTTTTCGAAGAAAACACCTATTGTTGCTGCATTATAACCAAAAGCAGCCGTAATACGAGATGACAGTCCAAAACCTGTCGAAGCTCCAATTACCAATACTTTTTTTGGTCCTTCAGTTGAAATATTTTTTGATTTTACGTACTCAATTTGATTGTGAACATTTTTTGCAGTTCCCTCAGGATGAGTTGTAATGCAAATAAAACCTCTTGTTCTTGGTTGAATAATCATTATACTTAATTTAGTCGCATAAATTTATAAAATAAATTCAATATAACGAAACCTTCTTTTAACATACAGAAACAATATTTATCCTACCGAATTTTACTACCTTATGAAAAATATACACATTGGCTCTTTGATTAAAAAAAGAGTGAACGAATTAGACATTGACACATCAAGAATTATTGCTTTTTTTAAGACTTATACAGAAGAAGAAATAAAAGCACAATTCAAGAGTAAAAGTATCTTAACTGATGATTTGCTCAAATGGTCAAAATTATTAGAGTATGATTTTTTTAGAATCTATTCGCAACATATTATTTTGTTTTCTCCTCTTCCAAAAAACTCTTCTAAAACAACTTCCTCCACAAGTTCTGTATTACCAAGCTTTCGAAAAAGTGTCTATACAAAAGAGATTATTGACTTTGTTTTGGATTTATACACAACTGAAAACAAAAAGATTCAAGAAATTTCGAATGAATACAATATACCTAAAAATACCATCCATAATTGGATAAAGAAATATCTACCTCAAAATTAAATTTTACTCATCATGCAAAAACCAAACTACCAAAAAATTTATAAAGAGATTATTCAGAAAAAGTTCCCAGAAAAAATTCAACAAACCAAAAAGCTTTTAAAAAAAGAAATGGATGTTTTGGATGTCATCAAACTATCAGAGATATTAAACACTAACGAAACTACTGATAATCAAAAACACAAATCGTATGATTTAAACTCTATTCAGAAAATATTAAATATTCAGAAAAAGAATAATTACACCAATACCTATATTGCTGAAAAATATAAAATAAGTAGAAATACAATTGCTAAATGGCGAAAGATATATGATTATTAAATAGAAAAGGCTTCACGATGAAGCCTTTTTTATTGATTGTTTTTATCTTCTTTAATCACTTTATGTACTGCTAAAGTTGCAAAAGGTACAAAAGCATACATTATGTAAATGATAAAATCTTCATCATCCCATTTGTAAATTTTTCTAACTTTGAAAAGTAACAGCAGATAAACTGTAAACCAGAAACCATGGAAACTTCCTGCAAATGGCATAGGCAGCACATAATCAAATTGATATTTAATCGGCATTGCGACTAAAAACAAAAGTGCACAACTTACCGTTTCCCACACACAAGCAGTAGCGAACCATTTTTTTAACTTTTCGTCAGATACATTTAACATGGTGCAAATTTAATTTTTTATTGATACTCTCCTAATGACAATCATTAGTTAAACGGTTAATTTAACAAAAATAATGTACAATTATTACTATTTATGATAATCACACATAGTAATTATCAATATTATTGATTATTTTTGTAACTAATCCAAAACCATCTATTGAATGCATGTAAACAATTTTATTTCAAGAAAATTCAATTTAGCATTACCTTATTGGACAATTGTCTGTCCAATTATAGCAATCTTTTCGTTAGGATTTGCCGACCAATTTAAAGAACAAGTGTGGTTTTCTACAGTTTTAGGAATCATATTAATTTTTGCAGTTTTAGCAGCTGTACATCATGCAGAAGTTGTAGCGCATAAAGTAGGCGAACCTTTCGGAACCATAATTTTAGCCTTAGCCATCACTGTAATCGAGGTTTCATTAATTGTCTCATTGATGATGTCAGAACCGACTGGATTTCCATCTGTCCTGGCGCGAGACACTGTTTTTGCAGCTGTGATGATTATTTTAACCGGAATAATCGGAATATGTTTATTGGCAGGAGGTGTTCGTTTTAGGGAGCAAAACTTCATTAAACAAGGTGTTTCGACAGCCCTTATTACTTTGGTTGCTATTTCTATTTTAACATTAGTTTTACCCAACTTTTTGACATCAGAAAAAGGCGGTGAATTTTCGTCTTCCCAATTAATTTTTGTCGCAATTATTTCTCTTATTTTATATGGCGGATTTATTTCTGTACAAACTATTCGACACAGAGATTATTTCCTTCCACAAAATAATTCTGATAACGTTGTTTCCGAATTACATGTTGAAAAACCTAATCTACTAACAACCATTTCTAGTTTAGTTTTATTAATATTTGCACTTGTTGCAGTTGTATTATTATCTAAGAAACTATCGCCTACCATCGAATCAATTGTGATGGAATTTGGAGCTCCAAAATCGTTGGTCGGAATTATTATTGCTGGAGTTATTTTATTACCAGAAGGCTTAGCAGCGTATAAAGCTGCGAAACAAGACCGCTTACAAACAAGTCTTAATTTGGCTTTAGGTTCTGCTTTAGCT
This portion of the Empedobacter stercoris genome encodes:
- a CDS encoding T9SS type A sorting domain-containing protein, encoding MNKKNYLSILFGLIFSCQFINAQTTLLFTQEQASEGSAISASSSSRTIHAADDFILTSTATLSKVVLHGVQIMQNLSSILKSTDFYIIEAEELTTEPGTQNVIYKSLQSMDGVKLVSQGMSQDFEIDLSNHAIKLEADRKYWIVFSAYIDAAYPSNLTDWHFYPANNKTGTSLAKVFTNDKWTNQATGITFSIEGESILGTTEIFSNATATLATTVVNQVLEVINPEFLSLSVYDFNGKNVLNSTRKINQVEFLTPGVYLGVITTKNGQRISTKFIKK
- the fabV gene encoding enoyl-ACP reductase FabV, which codes for MIIQPRTRGFICITTHPEGTAKNVHNQIEYVKSKNISTEGPKKVLVIGASTGFGLSSRITAAFGYNAATIGVFFEKPAAPRKPGTAGWYNTAAFEKEAHEAGLYAKSINGDAFSDEIKQQTIDLIKKDLGQVDLVVYSLASPRRTHPKTGVAYSSVLKPIGEPFTNKTVDFHTASVTDITINPIESQEEIDNTIAVMGGEDWKFWMEDLKAAGVLAEGVKTVAYSYIGPELTHRIYKDGSIGMAKNDLEKTVPVINELLADLNGISYVSVNKALVTQSSSAIPVVPLYVSLLYKVMKDKNIHEGTIEQMQRLFAERLYTANGEVPLDENGRIRIDDLEMREDVQKEVDDLWKIVTSENINEISDIKGYRDEFFQLFGFNYDQIDYEADTNELVTVPSIS
- a CDS encoding transposase — its product is MKNIHIGSLIKKRVNELDIDTSRIIAFFKTYTEEEIKAQFKSKSILTDDLLKWSKLLEYDFFRIYSQHIILFSPLPKNSSKTTSSTSSVLPSFRKSVYTKEIIDFVLDLYTTENKKIQEISNEYNIPKNTIHNWIKKYLPQN
- a CDS encoding helix-turn-helix domain-containing protein, whose translation is MQKPNYQKIYKEIIQKKFPEKIQQTKKLLKKEMDVLDVIKLSEILNTNETTDNQKHKSYDLNSIQKILNIQKKNNYTNTYIAEKYKISRNTIAKWRKIYDY
- a CDS encoding DUF3817 domain-containing protein; translation: MLNVSDEKLKKWFATACVWETVSCALLFLVAMPIKYQFDYVLPMPFAGSFHGFWFTVYLLLLFKVRKIYKWDDEDFIIYIMYAFVPFATLAVHKVIKEDKNNQ
- a CDS encoding calcium:proton antiporter, coding for MHVNNFISRKFNLALPYWTIVCPIIAIFSLGFADQFKEQVWFSTVLGIILIFAVLAAVHHAEVVAHKVGEPFGTIILALAITVIEVSLIVSLMMSEPTGFPSVLARDTVFAAVMIILTGIIGICLLAGGVRFREQNFIKQGVSTALITLVAISILTLVLPNFLTSEKGGEFSSSQLIFVAIISLILYGGFISVQTIRHRDYFLPQNNSDNVVSELHVEKPNLLTTISSLVLLIFALVAVVLLSKKLSPTIESIVMEFGAPKSLVGIIIAGVILLPEGLAAYKAAKQDRLQTSLNLALGSALASIGLTIPAVAIVCYFTGLEVTLGIDAKSSVLLVLSLFTVYLSLSSGRTNIQQGIVLLTLFATYLFTTIVP